The stretch of DNA CAGCCTTGGCAGCGCGGCGGAGAGGCAGGCCTGCTGGCGCCATTGCGCGAAGCTCATCCCCGTCTCGCGGCGGAACAGGCGGGTGAAGCGGCGGCGGTTCATCGCCAGAGCATCGGCCCATTCATCGATGGTCGCCGATGCGCTGGGCCGCTCCAGAAAGGCATGGCAGCGCGCCGCCAGAGCGCCATGCGCCGGAAAGGGCACCGACAGCGGAATCGAGGGCGCCCCGGCAATCTCCGCCACCAGCAATTGCATCACCAGACCGTCGCGCCCCGCCTCGTCATAGAGCGTCGGCAGATCCGCCGCCGTCACCAGCAACTGGCGCAACAGCGGCGAGACCGAGACCACCCTGCAACCCGTCTCCGGCGCCAGATCGGGATGCGGGGTCAGCAGCACGCTACGCGTCTGCACCGCGCCCACCATCCGCACCGCATGCGGCGTGCCGCCCGGAATCCACACCCCGCGCTCGGGCGGGGCGACCCAGGCGCCCTCGGGCGTGCTGACCGTCACAACGCCGCTCACGGCATAGAGGAACTGCCCGCGCCGGTGGCGATGCGGTGCCAGTTCGAAATCGGGGGGATAGTCATGGCCGATCGCCATCACCGCGCGGGGGATCGACTCATCGCGCAGATCATAGAGCGGCGGATCGCCGATCCAGTCCCGGAATGTCCTGCTCTCAAACATGAATGACCCATCGCCCAAAGCGGGACAGCGCGAATCGGTCTAGGCCTTATGGCCGATAGGAGCAAACACAATGCGTCAAACAGCCACGGCGGCATCCGCCGGCGCCGTCCCCTCCCCCCAGCCGTCAGCCAGCGTCGAAGGCACCGTCTTCAGGGTGATCGTGGCGATCAGCTTCTGCCATCTGCTCAACGACATGATGCAGTCGCTGCTGCCCGCGATCTATCCGGGGCTCAAAAGCGAGCTGAACCTCAGCTTCGGGCAGATCGGCATGATCACACTGGTCTATCAGATCACCGCCTCGATCCTGCAGCCGCTGGTGGGCCTCTATGCCGACAAGCGGCCGACGCCGATGGCGCTGCCGGGCGGCACGCTGTTCTCGCTGACGGGTCTGGCGGTGCTGTCGGTGGCGCATGTCTATCCGTTGGTGCTGCTGGGCGCGGCGCT from Novosphingobium sp. encodes:
- a CDS encoding helix-turn-helix transcriptional regulator gives rise to the protein MFESRTFRDWIGDPPLYDLRDESIPRAVMAIGHDYPPDFELAPHRHRRGQFLYAVSGVVTVSTPEGAWVAPPERGVWIPGGTPHAVRMVGAVQTRSVLLTPHPDLAPETGCRVVSVSPLLRQLLVTAADLPTLYDEAGRDGLVMQLLVAEIAGAPSIPLSVPFPAHGALAARCHAFLERPSASATIDEWADALAMNRRRFTRLFRRETGMSFAQWRQQACLSAALPRLAAGEPVTAIALDLGYEGPGNFSTMFRRALGVSPSRYRP